A window of Tautonia plasticadhaerens contains these coding sequences:
- a CDS encoding 2Fe-2S iron-sulfur cluster-binding protein produces the protein MPTVTVEGVGAFEIESGKKLVLGIEDAGVDILHRCGGQAKCTTCRVEVLEGDAPPMGELEQQRLSQEADLPPNTRLSCQMRVDGDLAVRVLARASTTGKDPGTRPAD, from the coding sequence ATGCCAACCGTGACCGTCGAGGGTGTCGGGGCGTTCGAGATCGAGTCCGGCAAGAAGTTGGTGCTGGGCATCGAGGACGCCGGCGTCGACATCCTCCACCGATGCGGCGGCCAGGCCAAGTGCACGACCTGCCGCGTCGAGGTCCTGGAGGGGGACGCCCCCCCGATGGGGGAACTGGAGCAGCAGCGCCTCTCCCAGGAGGCCGACCTGCCGCCCAACACCCGGCTCTCCTGCCAGATGAGGGTCGACGGCGACCTGGCCGTCCGCGTCCTGGCCCGGGCCTCGACCACCGGCAAGGATCCCGGCACCCGCCCGGCGGACTGA
- a CDS encoding NAD(P)/FAD-dependent oxidoreductase translates to MQTPSAENAATGARPRVVIIGAGFAGLAAMKVLGRRDADVTVLDRTNHHLFQPLLYQVATAALNPADIASPIRRIVRRSKNIRVLMGEARSIDVGRRVVVLDGGEVPYDFLIVATGAGHSYFGHDEWERYAPGLKSIEDALEIRRRVLSAFEIAEREPDEARRRAFLSFVIVGAGPTGVELAGTLSEVARKTLARDFRRIDPAHARVILLEGGPRVLLSYPDDLSESAKRQLERLGVEVRLNSLATNIDDSGVDVGDDRIEARTVLWAAGVAASPLARTLGAPLDKAGRVEVEPDLTIPGHPEVFVVGDLMAASEGGEPVPGVAPAAMQAGRSAARNILRQIRGKPNEPFHYVNKGLLATIGRASAVADLPGLKFSGLVAWLLWLFVHIFFLVGFRNRLLVMIQWAYSYFTYDRGARLITTTWHGLTRSRAAAAGAIASEPDHSASAPER, encoded by the coding sequence ATGCAGACTCCATCGGCAGAGAACGCGGCGACGGGGGCCCGTCCTCGGGTCGTGATCATCGGGGCCGGGTTCGCGGGCCTGGCGGCCATGAAGGTGCTGGGTCGCCGGGACGCGGACGTCACGGTCCTCGACCGCACGAACCACCACCTCTTCCAGCCCCTGCTCTACCAGGTCGCCACCGCGGCCCTGAACCCGGCCGATATCGCCTCGCCGATCCGGCGGATCGTCCGGCGGTCGAAGAATATCCGGGTGCTGATGGGTGAGGCCCGGTCGATCGACGTCGGGCGCCGGGTGGTCGTGCTCGACGGCGGCGAGGTCCCGTATGACTTCCTGATCGTCGCCACCGGCGCCGGCCACTCCTACTTCGGCCACGACGAGTGGGAGCGGTACGCGCCGGGGCTCAAGAGCATCGAGGACGCGCTGGAGATCCGCCGCCGCGTGCTCTCGGCCTTCGAGATCGCCGAGCGGGAGCCCGACGAGGCCCGCCGTCGGGCCTTCCTGAGCTTCGTGATCGTCGGCGCCGGGCCGACGGGGGTCGAGCTGGCGGGGACGCTCTCGGAGGTCGCCCGCAAGACCCTCGCCCGGGACTTCCGCCGGATCGACCCGGCCCACGCCCGCGTGATCCTGCTCGAAGGCGGCCCCCGGGTCCTGCTGTCCTATCCGGACGACCTCTCCGAGTCGGCCAAGCGGCAACTGGAGCGGCTCGGCGTCGAGGTCCGATTGAACAGCCTGGCGACCAACATCGACGACTCCGGCGTGGACGTCGGCGACGACCGGATCGAGGCGCGGACGGTCCTCTGGGCCGCCGGGGTGGCCGCCTCCCCGCTGGCGAGGACCCTGGGGGCCCCGCTCGACAAAGCCGGGAGGGTGGAGGTCGAGCCCGACCTGACGATCCCCGGGCACCCCGAGGTCTTCGTGGTCGGCGACCTGATGGCCGCCTCCGAGGGCGGCGAGCCCGTGCCCGGCGTCGCCCCCGCGGCGATGCAGGCCGGCCGGAGCGCCGCCCGGAACATCCTGAGGCAGATCCGGGGCAAGCCCAACGAGCCATTCCATTACGTCAACAAGGGCCTGCTCGCCACGATCGGCCGGGCCTCCGCCGTGGCCGACCTGCCCGGCCTGAAGTTCTCGGGGCTCGTCGCCTGGCTCCTCTGGCTGTTCGTCCACATCTTCTTCCTGGTCGGGTTCCGCAACCGGCTGCTGGTGATGATCCAGTGGGCCTATTCCTACTTCACCTACGACCGGGGCGCCCGGCTGATCACCACCACCTGGCACGGCCTGACCCGCTCCCGGGCCGCGGCCGCCGGGGCGATCGCCTCGGAGCCGGACCACTCCGCGAGCGCCCCCGAGCGTTGA
- a CDS encoding threonine synthase produces MRYVSHLACTVCGATYPGDRAMNLCEADGRPVRVVLDLDRLKAERGPDRFWDPGRKDLWRFGGLLPLDVTDPDDARHVVSLGEGATPSLPYSHPVAARIGCRLEVKDEGKPHPGFGANPTLSFKDRGMAMTVSMARALGLGRLAVPTQGNAGDALATYAVAAGIEAVVAMSPDTDRPVMGNVAALAALHPGRLTFELVPGTIIDCGARIKDHYVPLGYFSVATFQEPGWRTEGKKTLGLEMAEPAGDRLADRRWEPPDVIVYPTGGGTGVVGMAKGFDELEVLGLIGPGRPRFVCVQSSATAPLVRAFEAGAPDISPEPPGRTIATGLNVARNVGHVNVLRIIRQTGGCAIAVDDDRIRRVLREEWRERRFGWSPEGAATLAVLEELADRRIIGSGDRVVLVNTASPEKYLPTIRDCFDGGL; encoded by the coding sequence ATGCGATACGTCTCCCATCTGGCCTGCACCGTGTGCGGCGCGACCTATCCGGGCGACCGGGCGATGAACCTCTGCGAGGCCGACGGCCGGCCGGTCCGGGTGGTGCTCGACCTCGATCGCCTGAAAGCCGAGCGCGGGCCCGATCGGTTCTGGGATCCGGGCCGGAAGGATCTCTGGCGGTTCGGCGGCCTGCTGCCGCTGGACGTGACCGACCCGGACGACGCCCGGCACGTCGTCTCGCTCGGCGAGGGGGCGACGCCGAGCCTGCCCTATTCGCACCCGGTCGCCGCCCGGATCGGCTGCCGGCTGGAAGTAAAGGACGAGGGGAAGCCGCACCCCGGCTTCGGGGCCAACCCGACCCTGTCGTTCAAGGACCGGGGGATGGCCATGACCGTCTCGATGGCCCGGGCGCTCGGGCTGGGGAGGCTGGCCGTGCCGACGCAGGGGAACGCCGGGGATGCGCTGGCCACCTACGCGGTGGCGGCCGGGATCGAGGCGGTGGTGGCGATGTCCCCCGACACCGACCGGCCGGTGATGGGGAACGTCGCCGCCCTGGCCGCACTGCACCCGGGTCGGCTGACCTTCGAGCTGGTGCCGGGGACGATCATCGACTGCGGGGCGCGGATCAAGGACCACTACGTCCCGCTCGGGTACTTCAGCGTCGCCACCTTCCAGGAGCCCGGCTGGCGGACCGAGGGGAAGAAGACCCTCGGGCTGGAGATGGCCGAACCCGCCGGCGACCGCCTGGCCGATCGCCGCTGGGAGCCGCCCGACGTGATCGTCTATCCCACCGGGGGCGGGACCGGGGTGGTGGGCATGGCCAAGGGGTTCGACGAGCTGGAGGTGCTCGGGCTGATCGGCCCGGGGCGCCCCCGGTTCGTCTGCGTCCAGTCGTCGGCGACGGCCCCGCTGGTCCGGGCCTTCGAGGCCGGGGCGCCCGACATCTCCCCCGAGCCCCCGGGGCGGACGATCGCCACTGGCCTGAACGTGGCCAGGAACGTCGGCCACGTCAACGTGCTGCGGATCATCCGCCAGACCGGCGGCTGCGCGATCGCCGTGGACGACGACCGCATCCGCCGGGTCCTGCGGGAGGAGTGGCGGGAGCGACGGTTCGGCTGGTCCCCGGAGGGGGCCGCGACGCTCGCCGTCCTGGAGGAACTGGCCGATCGCCGGATCATCGGCTCCGGGGATCGCGTCGTGCTGGTCAACACCGCCTCCCCCGAGAAGTACCTGCCGACGATCCGGGACTGCTTCGACGGCGGGCTCTGA
- a CDS encoding HEAT repeat domain-containing protein, which yields MPSDRTSGGIAWVVGVAALAWAPDGARADELTIRGGGRLSGEVVPVEGMPDQVEVYTPTNPRPYRFRRDQIVQVVSQDGPLDEYLRRRAEVEPTAEAHHALGLWCEDQGLTGPALAQFELAAQSDEGHEEAQKKLGRVFFDGRWMTYDERRELQGLIQHEGRWITPEQKDDLDERARLTESQEAWGRRLDILVTKFAGGEPADRDEAAAQLGAIRDPEAVVPLVNRLGREGPELRLMLAQILGVIDDPMAAAGLVHRVVKEDDAQVRLATLNELARSQDPDVVPRLIRTLKQDDPEEVGRAASALAGLNAIEAVPRLIPVLVTPQKRVETVLVPSPPAGGGMGISAGFGQTGPAFGFGGGPSIPVLTGPAVAPGAIAFGVQAVPIYQYAAQANGFAFGGGGGVTQQAPPVPRQVVRTYAHRNVEVLAALERLTGKNYGFEVDVWNRWLRNEFRLPVPEDRPDRLVPQP from the coding sequence ATGCCGAGCGACCGGACGAGCGGGGGCATCGCCTGGGTGGTCGGCGTGGCGGCGCTCGCCTGGGCGCCCGACGGCGCCCGGGCCGACGAGCTGACGATCCGGGGCGGGGGCCGGCTCAGCGGCGAGGTCGTGCCGGTCGAGGGCATGCCCGATCAGGTCGAGGTCTACACCCCGACCAACCCCAGGCCCTACCGCTTCCGACGCGACCAGATCGTCCAGGTCGTCTCCCAGGACGGCCCGCTCGACGAATATCTCCGGCGACGCGCGGAGGTCGAGCCGACCGCCGAGGCGCACCACGCCCTCGGCCTCTGGTGCGAGGACCAGGGCCTGACCGGACCCGCCCTGGCCCAGTTCGAGCTGGCCGCCCAGTCGGACGAGGGCCACGAGGAGGCCCAGAAGAAGCTCGGACGGGTCTTCTTCGACGGCCGATGGATGACCTACGACGAGCGGAGGGAGCTGCAAGGCCTCATCCAGCACGAGGGCCGCTGGATCACCCCCGAGCAGAAGGACGACCTGGACGAGCGTGCCCGGCTCACCGAATCCCAGGAGGCCTGGGGGCGTCGCCTCGACATCCTCGTCACCAAGTTCGCGGGGGGGGAGCCCGCCGATCGGGACGAGGCCGCCGCGCAGCTCGGCGCCATCCGGGACCCCGAGGCGGTCGTCCCCCTGGTCAACCGCCTGGGCCGGGAGGGGCCCGAACTGCGGCTGATGCTCGCCCAGATCCTCGGCGTGATCGACGACCCGATGGCCGCCGCCGGCCTGGTCCACCGGGTGGTCAAGGAGGACGACGCCCAGGTGCGGCTGGCCACGCTCAACGAACTGGCCCGGTCGCAGGACCCCGACGTCGTCCCCCGGCTCATCCGGACCCTGAAGCAGGACGACCCGGAGGAGGTCGGCCGGGCGGCCTCGGCGCTGGCGGGCCTGAACGCGATCGAGGCCGTGCCGAGGCTGATCCCGGTGCTGGTGACCCCGCAGAAGCGGGTCGAGACGGTGCTCGTCCCCAGCCCGCCGGCCGGGGGCGGCATGGGCATCTCGGCCGGCTTCGGCCAGACCGGCCCCGCGTTCGGGTTCGGCGGCGGGCCGTCGATCCCCGTCCTGACCGGCCCGGCCGTCGCCCCGGGGGCGATCGCCTTCGGCGTCCAGGCCGTGCCGATCTACCAGTACGCCGCCCAGGCCAACGGGTTCGCCTTCGGCGGCGGGGGGGGCGTCACCCAGCAGGCCCCGCCGGTCCCCCGGCAGGTCGTCCGGACCTACGCCCACCGGAATGTCGAGGTGCTGGCGGCGCTGGAGCGCCTGACCGGGAAGAACTACGGCTTCGAGGTCGACGTCTGGAACCGCTGGCTCCGCAACGAGTTCCGCCTCCCCGTCCCCGAGGACCGGCCCGACCGCCTCGTGCCCCAGCCCTGA
- a CDS encoding sulfotransferase-like domain-containing protein, with product MPTPTTGNPMRIAMWSGPRNISTAMMRSWGNRADTSVCDEPLYAHYLRETGLDHPGAAEVIEHHEDDWRAVVDWLLGPVPGGRAIFYQKHMAHHLLPTIDRGWLDGVTNVFLIREPREMLTSLARVLKEPRIEDTGLPQQAEIFERVRERTGTIPPVVDARDVLDDPKGVLSKLCDVLGVPFDEAMLSWPPGPRETDGIWAKHWYDGVEQSTGFQPYRPKPDEVPPRLRGVLERGDEFYRLLHEHRIRP from the coding sequence ATGCCCACGCCGACGACGGGGAACCCGATGCGGATCGCCATGTGGTCCGGGCCGAGGAACATCTCGACCGCGATGATGCGGTCGTGGGGGAATCGGGCCGACACGTCGGTCTGCGATGAGCCGCTCTACGCCCACTACCTCCGGGAGACGGGGCTGGACCACCCCGGCGCCGCCGAGGTGATCGAGCACCACGAGGACGACTGGCGGGCGGTGGTCGACTGGCTGCTCGGCCCCGTGCCGGGGGGCCGAGCGATCTTCTACCAGAAGCACATGGCCCACCACCTGCTGCCGACGATCGACCGGGGCTGGCTGGACGGGGTCACCAACGTCTTCCTGATCCGAGAACCCCGGGAGATGCTCACGTCGCTCGCCAGGGTGCTCAAGGAACCGAGGATCGAGGACACGGGCCTGCCCCAGCAGGCGGAGATCTTCGAGCGGGTCCGGGAGCGGACGGGGACGATCCCGCCGGTCGTCGACGCCAGGGACGTGCTGGACGACCCGAAGGGCGTATTGTCGAAGCTCTGCGACGTGCTCGGCGTGCCGTTCGACGAGGCGATGCTCTCCTGGCCCCCGGGGCCGAGGGAGACGGACGGCATCTGGGCGAAGCACTGGTATGACGGCGTCGAGCAGTCGACCGGCTTCCAGCCCTACCGGCCCAAGCCGGACGAGGTGCCCCCGCGGCTCCGGGGCGTGCTGGAGCGGGGGGACGAATTTTATCGGCTCTTGCATGAACACCGGATCCGACCCTGA
- a CDS encoding Zn-dependent dipeptidase, microsomal dipeptidase, with product MSAGSGGGSSRLVDLAVEWLDQYAGESTVFEGEARPGIRDRLGQVEGYLSATEIAVVWFGPEAGDRANPWGTAGDRMARVEAEFSGRLLAGPEDFGRLDAEPEGGLTWAVAGLRGVTGLLRTEEDRPRLGGLLDRGVRAFRLEGRVERPPSAEDDRPLRDEERSAIGALASLAVANLAGASSPMVDLAGLPPRASGEALAWIESTGAPLVPIVSLGGSAGGTIAGLRPGDFDRLRSLGGVVGLGIGRAFHPDAEALGRAIEAISARGGLDGVAIGTGYLGVEEPIAGLGTAGELLEWLAGRFDAVTAGGLASGAARAGIGRAVSGR from the coding sequence GTGAGCGCGGGATCGGGAGGGGGATCGTCGCGGCTGGTCGACCTGGCCGTCGAGTGGCTGGACCAGTACGCCGGGGAGTCGACCGTCTTCGAGGGCGAGGCACGTCCCGGGATCCGGGATCGGCTCGGGCAGGTCGAGGGGTATCTCTCGGCGACCGAGATCGCGGTGGTCTGGTTCGGGCCCGAGGCGGGCGATCGCGCCAACCCCTGGGGAACGGCGGGCGACCGGATGGCGAGGGTCGAGGCCGAGTTCTCCGGCCGGCTGCTGGCCGGGCCCGAGGATTTCGGTCGCCTCGACGCCGAGCCGGAGGGCGGCCTGACCTGGGCCGTCGCCGGGCTAAGGGGCGTCACCGGGCTGCTCCGGACCGAGGAGGATCGGCCCCGACTCGGCGGGCTCCTCGACCGGGGCGTCCGGGCCTTCCGCCTGGAGGGCCGGGTGGAGCGCCCGCCCTCGGCGGAGGACGACCGGCCCCTCCGGGACGAGGAACGATCGGCCATCGGTGCGCTGGCGTCGCTCGCCGTCGCGAACCTAGCGGGCGCGTCGTCGCCGATGGTCGACCTGGCCGGGCTGCCGCCCCGGGCGTCGGGCGAGGCCCTCGCGTGGATCGAATCGACGGGGGCACCACTCGTCCCGATCGTCTCGCTCGGCGGCTCGGCCGGGGGGACGATCGCCGGGCTCCGGCCCGGGGACTTCGACCGGCTCCGCTCCCTCGGCGGCGTCGTCGGGCTGGGGATCGGCCGGGCGTTCCACCCGGACGCGGAGGCCCTCGGCCGGGCGATCGAGGCGATCTCGGCGCGAGGCGGCCTGGACGGGGTGGCGATCGGGACGGGGTACCTCGGCGTGGAGGAGCCGATCGCGGGCCTCGGGACGGCCGGGGAGCTGCTCGAATGGCTCGCCGGGCGGTTCGACGCCGTGACGGCCGGGGGGCTCGCGTCCGGGGCCGCGAGGGCGGGGATCGGGCGGGCGGTCTCGGGACGCTGA
- the rpmG gene encoding 50S ribosomal protein L33: MAKKSAGREHVWLQCSETGDLNYRVSVNTKGGIPEGLQGGLKKYSPRLRRHTLHKIKRK, translated from the coding sequence ATGGCGAAGAAATCGGCCGGTCGAGAGCACGTCTGGCTCCAGTGCTCCGAGACCGGCGACCTGAACTACCGCGTCTCGGTCAACACCAAGGGCGGCATCCCCGAGGGGCTCCAGGGCGGCCTGAAGAAGTACAGCCCCCGCCTCCGCCGCCACACGCTCCACAAGATCAAGCGGAAGTGA
- a CDS encoding uracil-DNA glycosylase produces the protein MDDDPRRLIRQVRQRLEGLSRAGVDRLPIGPLPDFQARADSAPPPPPTARPSPRTAPVPERRVADPEPAPVEASPPPAPPRRPSRPSPAPGPAPAVAGSLFDEVGIPDPVLPPGERAEALRVIADEVAACVRCAVLAENRTNTVTGEGSPTARLMFVGEGPGQTEDETGRPFVGKAGQLLNDMIAKGMGLRREDVFIANIIKCRPPGNRDPEPDEVRNCIGYLERQIAVVRPEFLCLLGKPAAQTMLNTSMPMGRLRGKWQRYKGIPTIATWHPAYLLRNPAAKRETWSDLQMLMKAMGIPVPKRDGG, from the coding sequence ATGGACGACGACCCCCGACGCCTGATCCGCCAGGTCCGTCAGCGCCTCGAAGGGCTCTCCCGGGCCGGCGTCGATCGCCTGCCGATCGGCCCCCTGCCCGACTTCCAGGCCCGAGCGGACTCGGCCCCCCCTCCCCCCCCGACGGCCCGGCCGTCCCCCCGAACGGCCCCGGTCCCGGAGCGACGGGTCGCGGACCCGGAGCCCGCCCCGGTGGAGGCGAGCCCCCCCCCCGCACCTCCCCGACGCCCCTCGAGGCCATCGCCCGCCCCGGGCCCGGCCCCGGCGGTCGCCGGCTCGCTGTTCGACGAGGTCGGCATCCCCGACCCGGTCCTCCCCCCCGGGGAGCGGGCCGAGGCGCTCCGGGTCATCGCCGACGAGGTCGCCGCCTGCGTCCGGTGCGCCGTCCTGGCCGAGAATCGCACGAACACCGTCACCGGCGAGGGCAGCCCGACGGCCCGCCTGATGTTCGTCGGCGAGGGGCCCGGCCAGACCGAGGACGAGACCGGGCGCCCGTTCGTCGGCAAGGCGGGCCAGCTGCTCAACGACATGATCGCCAAGGGCATGGGCCTGAGGCGCGAAGACGTCTTCATCGCTAACATCATCAAGTGCCGCCCGCCCGGCAACCGGGACCCCGAGCCGGACGAGGTCCGCAACTGCATCGGCTACCTCGAACGCCAGATCGCCGTCGTCCGGCCCGAGTTCCTCTGCCTGCTCGGCAAGCCCGCCGCCCAGACCATGCTGAACACCTCGATGCCCATGGGACGCCTGCGGGGCAAGTGGCAGCGCTACAAGGGCATCCCCACGATCGCCACCTGGCACCCCGCCTACCTGCTCCGCAACCCGGCCGCGAAGCGCGAGACGTGGAGCGATCTCCAGATGCTCATGAAGGCGATGGGCATCCCCGTCCCGAAGCGGGACGGGGGCTGA
- a CDS encoding aminotransferase class IV, giving the protein MLQSYDERNRDLVININGTLSHRDEAGISPFDSAVQGGDAVWEGLRLYEGRIFKLTEHLDRLRGSALALAFPEIPPHEAITAEIRRTLEANGMRDGVHVRLTLTRGVKYTSGMDPRLNTKGPTLIVLAEFKAPVYDTGGITLATSTMRRPGPDVLDPKIHHCNLLNSILAKIQATAAGADDALMLDPRGFVAETNATHVFLVSGGVVRTGQTHACPEGITRETVLGLCRSLGIPHEVGDLSLTDVYRADELFCTGTMGELAPVVAVDGRAIGPGAAGPMTRRLSESFRELTAREGVRVVD; this is encoded by the coding sequence ATGCTCCAATCGTATGACGAGCGGAACCGAGACCTGGTCATCAACATCAACGGCACGCTCTCCCACCGGGACGAGGCGGGGATCAGCCCGTTCGACTCGGCGGTCCAGGGGGGGGACGCCGTCTGGGAGGGGCTCCGGCTCTACGAGGGCCGGATCTTCAAGCTGACGGAGCACCTGGACCGGCTCCGGGGCTCGGCGCTGGCGCTGGCCTTCCCCGAGATCCCGCCCCACGAGGCGATCACGGCGGAGATCCGCCGCACGCTGGAGGCGAACGGGATGCGGGACGGGGTCCACGTCCGCCTCACCCTGACCCGGGGGGTGAAGTACACCTCGGGCATGGACCCCCGCCTGAACACGAAGGGGCCGACGCTGATCGTGCTGGCCGAATTCAAGGCGCCGGTCTACGACACCGGGGGGATCACCCTGGCCACCAGCACGATGCGGCGGCCGGGGCCCGACGTGCTGGATCCGAAGATCCACCACTGCAACCTGCTCAACTCCATCCTCGCCAAGATCCAGGCCACCGCCGCCGGGGCCGACGACGCGCTGATGCTCGACCCCCGGGGGTTCGTGGCCGAGACGAACGCCACCCACGTCTTCCTCGTCTCCGGGGGCGTGGTGCGGACCGGGCAGACCCACGCCTGCCCCGAGGGGATCACCCGGGAGACGGTGCTCGGCCTCTGCCGGTCGCTCGGCATCCCGCACGAGGTGGGGGACCTGTCGCTGACCGACGTCTACCGGGCCGACGAACTGTTCTGCACCGGGACGATGGGAGAACTGGCCCCAGTGGTGGCCGTCGACGGCCGGGCGATCGGCCCGGGGGCGGCCGGGCCGATGACCAGGCGCCTGAGCGAGTCGTTCCGGGAGCTGACGGCGCGGGAAGGCGTGCGCGTCGTCGATTGA
- a CDS encoding prolyl oligopeptidase family serine peptidase, translated as MTSGPSPADEPRDPIEYPEARRGDVVDDYHSTAVADPYRWMEDIDSAETRAWVEAQVELFESYIEGNPARKRIQDRLTQLWDYEKFGVPFEEGGRYFYSYNSGLQNQNVYYTTESLGGDARVLIDPNTLSEDGTVALAGLSPNKEGSRLAYAVSDAGSDWMVWKVRDVESGEDLDDVVRWSKFSGAEWTPNGDGFFYGRFPEPKEGDDLKAANYFAKLYYHELGTPQEQDRLVWEDPEHKDWRADATVTDDGAYLLFTIGKGTDDKYRVLSRPLADEGAEPTHLVGDFDADYTFIDNDGPRLFFRTDKDAPLGKVIAVDVNDPGPEHWETIIPEAEETLLGVNRIGDKLFAQYLKDAKSQVKVFDLEGTFEREVEFPEIGTASGFDGDRDSTETFYAFSSFTRPTTIYRYDLASGASSVYKRPEVGFDPDDYATEQVFYESKDGTKVPMFLSYKKGTEFGPETPTLLYGYGGFNIPLTPSFSVSRLVWMELGGVYAVPNLRGGGEYGEAWHKAGTKQQKQNVFDDFIAAAEYLIGEGKTSTPKLAIQGRSNGGLLVGACMTQRPDLFGACLPGVGVLDMLRFHTFTIGWAWTDDYGSSEVPGEFEALYAYSPYHRLEAGTCYPPTLIVTADHDDRVYPAHSFKFAAAMQEAQGCDEPILIRIETRAGHGAGKPTAKIIEEAADEMAFVVEAIGFPMPEGE; from the coding sequence ATGACGTCCGGTCCCTCGCCCGCCGACGAGCCCCGCGACCCGATCGAGTACCCGGAGGCCCGCCGGGGGGACGTGGTCGACGACTATCACAGCACCGCCGTCGCCGACCCCTACCGCTGGATGGAGGACATCGACTCGGCCGAGACGAGGGCGTGGGTCGAGGCCCAGGTCGAGCTGTTCGAGTCGTACATCGAGGGCAACCCGGCCCGCAAACGCATCCAGGACCGGCTCACCCAGCTCTGGGATTACGAGAAATTCGGCGTCCCCTTCGAGGAAGGCGGCCGCTACTTCTACTCCTATAACAGCGGGCTGCAGAACCAGAACGTCTACTACACGACCGAGTCGCTCGGCGGCGACGCCCGGGTCCTGATCGACCCGAACACCCTGAGCGAGGACGGCACCGTGGCCCTGGCCGGGCTCTCGCCGAACAAGGAGGGGTCGAGGCTGGCCTACGCCGTCTCCGACGCCGGCTCGGACTGGATGGTCTGGAAGGTCCGGGACGTGGAGTCGGGTGAGGACCTGGACGACGTCGTCCGCTGGAGCAAGTTCTCCGGCGCCGAGTGGACCCCCAACGGCGACGGCTTCTTCTACGGCCGGTTCCCCGAGCCGAAGGAGGGTGACGACCTGAAGGCGGCCAACTACTTCGCCAAGCTCTATTACCACGAACTCGGCACCCCCCAGGAGCAGGACCGGCTCGTCTGGGAGGACCCCGAGCACAAGGACTGGCGGGCCGACGCCACCGTGACCGACGACGGCGCGTACCTGCTGTTCACGATCGGCAAGGGGACGGACGACAAGTACCGCGTCCTCTCTCGCCCGCTGGCCGACGAGGGGGCCGAGCCGACGCACCTGGTCGGCGACTTCGACGCCGATTACACCTTCATCGACAACGACGGCCCCCGGCTGTTCTTCCGGACGGACAAGGACGCGCCGCTCGGCAAGGTGATCGCCGTCGACGTGAACGACCCCGGGCCGGAGCACTGGGAGACGATCATCCCCGAGGCCGAGGAGACGCTGCTCGGCGTCAACCGGATCGGGGACAAGCTCTTCGCCCAGTACCTGAAGGACGCGAAGTCGCAGGTGAAGGTGTTCGACCTGGAGGGGACCTTCGAGCGCGAGGTGGAGTTCCCCGAGATCGGCACCGCCTCGGGCTTCGACGGCGACCGGGATTCGACCGAGACCTTCTACGCCTTCTCCTCCTTCACCCGGCCGACGACGATCTACCGCTACGACCTCGCCAGCGGCGCGAGCAGCGTCTACAAGCGGCCCGAGGTCGGCTTCGACCCCGACGACTACGCGACCGAGCAGGTCTTCTACGAGAGCAAGGACGGGACCAAGGTCCCCATGTTCCTCTCGTACAAGAAGGGGACCGAGTTCGGCCCCGAGACGCCGACCCTGCTCTACGGCTACGGCGGGTTCAACATCCCGCTGACGCCGAGCTTCAGCGTCAGCCGGCTGGTCTGGATGGAGCTGGGGGGCGTCTACGCCGTGCCGAACCTCCGGGGCGGCGGCGAGTACGGCGAGGCCTGGCACAAGGCCGGCACCAAGCAGCAGAAGCAGAACGTCTTCGACGACTTCATCGCCGCGGCCGAGTACCTGATCGGCGAGGGGAAGACCTCGACGCCGAAGCTGGCGATCCAGGGCCGCTCCAACGGCGGCCTGCTCGTCGGGGCCTGCATGACCCAGCGCCCGGACCTCTTCGGCGCGTGCCTGCCGGGCGTGGGGGTGCTGGACATGCTCCGGTTCCACACCTTCACGATCGGCTGGGCCTGGACCGACGACTACGGCTCGTCCGAGGTCCCCGGGGAGTTCGAGGCGCTCTACGCCTACTCGCCCTATCACCGACTGGAAGCGGGGACCTGCTACCCGCCGACCCTGATCGTGACCGCCGACCACGACGACCGGGTCTACCCGGCCCACAGCTTCAAGTTCGCCGCGGCGATGCAGGAGGCCCAGGGCTGCGACGAACCGATCCTGATCCGGATCGAGACGAGGGCCGGCCACGGCGCGGGCAAGCCGACGGCGAAGATCATCGAGGAGGCCGCCGACGAGATGGCCTTCGTGGTCGAGGCGATCGGGTTCCCGATGCCCGAGGGCGAGTGA